In a single window of the candidate division TA06 bacterium genome:
- the ispD gene encoding 2-C-methyl-D-erythritol 4-phosphate cytidylyltransferase, translating to MTYVSAIIVAAGSGERLGAKVPKAFVKINGRPMLEYSMQAYQECKNVKEIILVKPPSHRINGLKHFAQYSKLSAIVSGGKERPDSVRAGLNRVSPDSGIVLIHDAARPMIRTEQINAVIQAAKRYGAAILASPVSDTIKKANAGRITGTIDRSQLWKAQTPQGFRMSVLKRSHFNRKNVPATDDSQLVEMIKGNVHLVSGDDNNIKVTTPTDLEIASWLLKKIK from the coding sequence ATGACATACGTATCGGCGATCATCGTGGCCGCCGGCAGCGGAGAGCGGCTGGGAGCCAAAGTTCCCAAGGCTTTTGTAAAGATCAACGGCCGTCCCATGCTGGAATACTCAATGCAAGCTTATCAGGAATGCAAAAACGTTAAGGAGATAATCCTGGTAAAACCGCCTTCCCATCGGATCAACGGTTTGAAGCATTTTGCTCAATATTCGAAACTTTCGGCCATCGTTTCCGGCGGCAAAGAACGGCCGGACTCGGTAAGGGCCGGGTTGAATAGGGTTTCCCCCGATTCCGGCATCGTATTGATCCACGATGCCGCCCGGCCTATGATCAGAACAGAGCAGATCAACGCAGTGATCCAGGCAGCAAAAAGGTACGGAGCAGCCATTCTGGCTTCTCCTGTAAGCGACACGATCAAAAAGGCCAATGCCGGCAGGATCACCGGAACGATTGACCGCTCGCAATTATGGAAGGCCCAGACCCCCCAAGGCTTTAGAATGTCGGTTCTGAAAAGATCCCATTTTAATCGGAAGAATGTCCCTGCTACCGACGACAGCCAATTGGTGGAAATGATAAAAGGAAATGTTCATCTAGTTTCCGGCGACGACAATAATATAAAAGTAACAACTCCCACAGACTTGGAGATCGCCTCATGGCTGCTAAAAAAGATAAAATAA
- a CDS encoding 2-C-methyl-D-erythritol 2,4-cyclodiphosphate synthase yields MAAKKDKIRIGLGYDIHRLVKGRRLIMGGVDIPYPKGLWGHSDADVLCHAVADSLLGAAALGDIGLHFPDTDKRYKDISSLKLLEKVLPLVKKEGYVIRNIDSTVTAEAPRLAPHIAAMRRNIAAALKLKDFQVSVKATTNEDLDDTGKGRGIWAQAVCLLEAGK; encoded by the coding sequence ATGGCTGCTAAAAAAGATAAAATAAGGATCGGGCTGGGCTACGACATCCACCGTCTGGTAAAAGGGCGCCGCCTGATAATGGGAGGAGTGGACATTCCATACCCCAAAGGCCTTTGGGGGCATTCCGACGCCGACGTGCTGTGCCATGCCGTGGCCGACAGCCTGCTGGGAGCGGCGGCCCTGGGCGACATCGGCCTCCATTTCCCGGACACCGATAAACGGTACAAAGACATTTCCAGCCTGAAACTTCTTGAGAAAGTTTTGCCATTGGTCAAAAAAGAGGGTTACGTTATCAGGAATATAGACAGCACGGTGACGGCCGAGGCGCCCCGGCTGGCCCCTCATATTGCTGCCATGCGCCGGAACATCGCCGCCGCCCTCAAACTGAAGGATTTTCAGGTCTCGGTAAAAGCCACTACCAACGAAGATTTGGACGATACCGGAAAAGGACGAGGCATCTGGGCCCAGGCAGTCTGTCTGCTGGAGGCCGGCAAATGA
- a CDS encoding GNAT family N-acetyltransferase codes for MKIRKLITTDYPELIRLWERAKLPAKPKGRDSRKHIAKEMACNPGFFIGAFDRNLLIGSVIASHDGRKGWLNRIAVDPDYRRLGLAQKLTLAGEKALRKQGIKIFGLLIHEYNTASLKLAKKMGYKVHGDILYLTKRNEEHI; via the coding sequence ATGAAGATCCGAAAGCTCATCACCACCGATTATCCCGAGCTGATCAGGCTCTGGGAGCGGGCCAAACTGCCGGCCAAGCCCAAGGGCCGGGACAGCAGAAAACATATCGCTAAAGAGATGGCCTGTAATCCAGGCTTTTTTATCGGAGCCTTTGACCGGAACCTGTTGATCGGGTCGGTCATCGCCTCCCACGACGGCCGCAAGGGCTGGCTGAACCGGATCGCGGTGGATCCCGACTACCGCCGTCTGGGGCTGGCTCAAAAACTGACTCTGGCCGGAGAGAAGGCTTTAAGAAAGCAGGGCATTAAAATATTCGGCCTGCTGATCCACGAATACAACACGGCTTCGCTTAAGCTGGCTAAAAAGATGGGTTATAAGGTTCACGGCGACATTCTCTATCTGACCAAAAGGAACGAGGAGCACATCTAA
- a CDS encoding HU family DNA-binding protein, which produces MNKAELIEAVAKVTCTKVEAAAAVNGVIDSIAKALKKGESVTLVGFGTFSVKKRKARIGRNPQTGKEIKIAAKKVPAFKPGKELKEMVR; this is translated from the coding sequence GTGAATAAAGCGGAGTTAATCGAGGCCGTTGCCAAAGTCACTTGTACCAAGGTTGAGGCCGCCGCCGCCGTCAACGGCGTAATCGATAGCATTGCCAAGGCATTGAAAAAGGGCGAATCGGTAACATTGGTGGGGTTCGGAACATTCTCGGTCAAAAAGAGAAAGGCCAGAATCGGACGCAATCCCCAGACCGGCAAAGAGATCAAGATCGCTGCCAAGAAGGTCCCGGCTTTCAAGCCCGGCAAAGAACTAAAGGAAATGGTGAGATAG
- a CDS encoding DedA family protein, whose product MNMEQLANTLAAQGGWWAYLTIFTATFLEGIFPPAPSDVVVIFCAILVGQNQLHWFPGFLAAFLGGSLGALLVYWIGIKKGRDYFLSKPRPFLSPQRLLMMEGHFAKYGNLILALNRVVVGGRSFSFLIAGLTGYSFKKVLLYGLPGIALWYGLLFCLGIFFGAQAKQFVNVIIIVVMSLLVLSLVSAIITKKLMK is encoded by the coding sequence ATGAACATGGAACAGCTGGCAAACACCCTGGCGGCCCAGGGCGGCTGGTGGGCTTACCTGACCATATTTACGGCCACCTTTCTGGAAGGCATTTTTCCTCCGGCCCCCAGCGACGTGGTGGTGATTTTTTGCGCCATCCTGGTGGGCCAAAATCAGCTGCACTGGTTTCCTGGTTTCCTTGCAGCCTTTCTAGGAGGATCGCTGGGAGCCCTGTTGGTCTATTGGATCGGAATCAAAAAAGGCCGGGATTATTTTCTGTCCAAGCCCCGCCCCTTTCTATCGCCCCAACGGCTGCTTATGATGGAGGGCCATTTCGCCAAATACGGCAATTTGATTCTGGCTTTGAACCGGGTCGTAGTGGGCGGGCGTTCCTTTAGTTTTTTGATCGCAGGTTTGACCGGATATAGTTTTAAAAAGGTTTTGCTTTATGGCCTGCCCGGCATTGCCCTGTGGTACGGACTGCTGTTCTGTCTGGGAATATTCTTCGGAGCTCAGGCCAAGCAATTCGTCAATGTCATAATCATAGTGGTGATGTCCCTGCTGGTTTTATCGCTGGTCTCGGCCATCATCACCAAAAAGCTGATGAAATGA